In the Vicia villosa cultivar HV-30 ecotype Madison, WI unplaced genomic scaffold, Vvil1.0 ctg.002191F_1_1, whole genome shotgun sequence genome, TTTCACCGGTTATAGGCATCAATGGCAAGGTTTGGTCCTATAACTCATTTGGAACAATATTTGTTGTTGATGATCCTGTTACAATAAGTCCTAGCTCATATTCAACTCAAATTGGACGGGCTCAAGGTACAATTACGGTAACTGCTCAAGATGGTGCAAATGTGAACATAGTTTTGTCACTTGTGTTCAACAATGCGCAATACGCTGGTAGCACTTTAGAAATTCAAGGTACAAGTCGACAGCGTGATAACTTAAGAGAGCTTGGTGTTGTTTCTGGAACTGGAAGGTTTCGATTTGCAAGGGGATTTGCTGTGTTTGAAACTATATCTTATGATCCTACCTATAGTCAATCTGTTATTAGGTTGACTGTAACCTTGGCAATACCTTGAAAATATATGTATAATTATATGGTTAATGCTTGTTAAAATTGAACATCATATCATATGGATTTAtgatgatacaagcttcatatatgtaacaataaaataaaatcaaagagcATTGAACCTTTATCTTATTAGTACTATTTTTTATTCCATGCCCAACTTGGATCGTTTATAATAGAGActagttaaaaatatttaatgtcTTGTAGTTTAAAAATTCTAAATGTCACACTTTTAAACTCGCCAGAAACGAATCCCGATGTGTTTAGTGCTTCTAAGTGTGAAATGAGTTGGTTTATTTGGTAATTCACATCATTTCTGAATAGTTTCTCGTGCTTCGACTTGCTCTTCTTTAAACTCGTCCTTGATGCAATCGTGTAAATATTGATGCGTTACTTTGATGGTGGCACATTTTTCACTTCTTGATTAGTGCATGTTTCTTTTCTgaattctcctttttttcttggcCACTAGTCGAATCTTCTCACTTACTCTTTTACTTGTTTATCCGTTCACAAATCTTCTTTGTTTAGATTGATCTGTTTGCTACTAGTTTCTCTTCATACTATATGTTTTGTTGCAACCCAAACTAATAGGTTGTTGAAGGTTTTTGGTGCTCTAATGCTGATATTTTCTATAATTTTGGTTCATGACTGGACTCTAAGAATGAGAAAATACCTTTTTATTTCAATATCATCACTTTTCACTAATACAATTTTCTTTATTGAATCTTTATGTACGGTCTCAACGTCTCGTCCTCGTCTTATCTACTAGGCCCTAGGTTTTCCACAGATTTTGGTTGCCTTCAAGAATTCATAAATTGTGTATAAAAACGCCTCATGACAACCATCATATCCATCAAATGTCAAAGTTATATAAGTTTTTAGTCTCTCTTTTTACTGTAATGGTCATGGAGAAAGAATGCCACAACCACTACAACAACCTCATCTCGTACCGATTGAGCAATAATATGGATAAACATGCTTTGATAGCATGGGTCCAAATTTGAGATTATGTTTTTCATATATTTGGGATGTTACTAATGCATACCACAAATGTAtgcttttaataattaatcaatgAACATGTTGTAGTTGAAAATGCAGGAACCACAAACTCCACATGAGCCAATTCCTACTCAGGAGGACTTCATCATCTACTTCAATGGCCTAAAAATTGGCCATTTTACTTTGAGTTTGGAAGTGGTGATGCTAGTGGTAATAGGCTTACAAATTGCTTTAAAGATATTTGTCTGCAGATGGTTCAGTTAATGGTCTGAGAAGCTAAATGCATTGGAATTAAAAAATTTAGGTTAATGACAAAGGTCAAGAACAAACTAcatgaaaaattattttagtcttttaaatgctttattcGTGATT is a window encoding:
- the LOC131638154 gene encoding pterocarpan synthase 1-like, with the protein product MAIISNKIISFTILLFINISTTNGQAQPNQSTLVFYLQDVGKGPKATVSPVIGINGKVWSYNSFGTIFVVDDPVTISPSSYSTQIGRAQGTITVTAQDGANVNIVLSLVFNNAQYAGSTLEIQGTSRQRDNLRELGVVSGTGRFRFARGFAVFETISYDPTYSQSVIRLTVTLAIP